The DNA region TCTCACGAGGGTGATATGTCGCCCAGAATGCCGCTTTATCAGGGTTCAATTCGCGGGCCCAGTCCAGTTTGACGGACAAGTTCGTTTGGACTGCAATTTTGCCCACATGTGGCATATGAGATAGTTCAATCATCGCGTCCCGATACCAGCGTCGTACCAGGGCTTCTCCATAGGGATTAAAGAAAATTGAAAATTGATGTCCAGCACGCTCCTGCTCCCTCACCCAGTTCACAAATTGACGCAGTTGTTGTTCATCCACTTTCAGCGTTTCCTTGGAGTCTACCGTTTTGCTAAAAGGGCAGTAGGGACAGTCGTAATTACACGACGACAGCTTGCCCCGATAATACAAGGTTGCTCTCATGAGACTACATACCCTTCCATTTGTTCACGAATCTCAGCGGAGATGAGCCAATCTCCAATGGCATCCGAGTAGCCCAATCCCTCTTCTGTCAGACGCAGCACCTGGTTACCCTTATCGTCCTGCTCAAGCTCAGCCATGCTCTCCAACATCAATCCACTCAACCATCCGTAGTCTGACATGACTTCTGTTCCGAATCGCTGAGCATAATCCGACAGCTTCAAGCCTTCGCGATGCAGCAGGGCTTTCAGAATAAAGCGGCGCTTCTGCTCCTCCAGGCTCAGTACAATACCGTAATCGGCTACATCATAGCGCTCGGTTGCGACATAATCGGCGATGATGCTTTGTGTAGCCTTATAACTAACGCCATACTTGGAAGCATAGTGTACTTCACTGGTATAAGAGCGTGCACCGCATCCCAGACCAACCATGCCTTCCTCCTGACAACTGTAGGGAAGAAGCTCTTTGCTTCCAATTGACGATCCTTCTTTGGCAAATCTGCGCATGGAATACTGGACATAGCCCCGGCTTTTTAAAGTCTCACGCGCAGCCTTATACAACTCCATCCGAATATCCGGTCCCTGACGCTGAATGTCATCCGGTTTCACAATGGTATTCTCGCGGGTGTACAGTGGATAAATAAAAATCTCACCCGGCTCATAGGAGAGAACGCGTTCCAGCGAATACAGCCATGATTCCACCGTTTGTCCCGGCAGACCATAGATCAGATCCAGATTCAACAAAGGGAATCCAAACCGTGTAAGTTTCTCAAGTGCGCGTTCCACTTCCTGCGGCTTCTGTGGACGGTAAATGGCTGAGGCTTCCGCTTCGATAAAGCTTTGGATGCCCATGCTTACCCGGTCCACGCTTCGTTCCTTCATGATTGCCAATTTGGCTTCTGTTACGGTGTCCGGTGACGTTTCTACCGAGATCGAAGCTTGCGTCGGATCAAGCCCCATCACATTTTGCGCAATATCGAACAAACGGTTCAACTGAGTTTCATTCAATAACGTGGGTGTGCCACCACCGATGGCAAATCTCGAATAGGGTCTGCGTGATGTGATGGGTGCCCACTGTTTGGCTTGCCGTTCCAG from Paenibacillus sp. JNUCC-31 includes:
- a CDS encoding STM4012 family radical SAM protein, whose product is MDHQSQHTTAGHSAQSGPNTAAGLREVLAFPYRSYLYSYPHKTAYRELNPPLPLGPLWERENTDTYFLYMHIPFCAARCGFCNLFTLPDRRDDTHVRYVDALERQAKQWAPITSRRPYSRFAIGGGTPTLLNETQLNRLFDIAQNVMGLDPTQASISVETSPDTVTEAKLAIMKERSVDRVSMGIQSFIEAEASAIYRPQKPQEVERALEKLTRFGFPLLNLDLIYGLPGQTVESWLYSLERVLSYEPGEIFIYPLYTRENTIVKPDDIQRQGPDIRMELYKAARETLKSRGYVQYSMRRFAKEGSSIGSKELLPYSCQEEGMVGLGCGARSYTSEVHYASKYGVSYKATQSIIADYVATERYDVADYGIVLSLEEQKRRFILKALLHREGLKLSDYAQRFGTEVMSDYGWLSGLMLESMAELEQDDKGNQVLRLTEEGLGYSDAIGDWLISAEIREQMEGYVVS